One Fibrobacter sp. UBA4297 DNA window includes the following coding sequences:
- a CDS encoding sialate O-acetylesterase, with protein sequence MGMFDKLSGFASVACFAAGFLAFGTAPATAAPDPNFHIYIAYGQSNMGGTADAQSADKVENSRFKIFATQKCSGKGRNSLGDVYPAVPSLFNCGNTISVADWFGRTMADSMPDVTIGIIPVAVGGASIKLFDQDQYKSYLSTAETWLQNYAKEYASDGNVTKTIIDIAKKAQEKGVIKGIIFHQGETDGGYSDWPKIVKKTRDDILKALNLSSDTVPFVAGELLREGCCYSDRVSKLPNTMDNTYYASSENLKGNGVDRFHFNHDAYVEFGKRYAAQMLKAVNRKPVEPVPQKPFGKVDGDSVVAGEPAKIPGKIEVENYDINGVGSGNSSYSDKDSENKGAAYRKDGVDIYKGGDNYAIGYTEEGEWLEYTVNVERDGKFYISANVASGTESSSFSLLLDDKEIVPSTKVPKTGDEWDVYEWLELGQVKFTKGEHVLKLLITGNYVNIDWIEVEDRSLVVRPKFEASSGSQIYDVFDMLGSHVGRVEATTAKDVSQKVRTLVKPKGAYLVKSRNSSATIRVTK encoded by the coding sequence ATGGGAATGTTTGATAAGCTTTCTGGTTTTGCGTCCGTGGCGTGTTTTGCTGCGGGCTTCCTTGCGTTCGGAACTGCGCCTGCAACTGCCGCTCCGGACCCCAATTTCCACATTTACATTGCGTACGGCCAGTCCAACATGGGCGGCACTGCTGATGCCCAGAGCGCGGACAAGGTTGAAAATTCGCGCTTCAAGATTTTCGCGACGCAGAAGTGCTCGGGCAAGGGCCGCAACTCGCTAGGCGATGTTTACCCGGCGGTGCCCTCGCTCTTTAACTGTGGCAACACGATTTCTGTGGCGGACTGGTTTGGCCGTACGATGGCCGACAGCATGCCTGACGTGACGATCGGAATTATCCCGGTTGCAGTGGGTGGCGCAAGCATCAAGCTTTTTGACCAGGACCAATACAAGAGTTACCTCTCGACCGCAGAAACCTGGCTCCAAAACTATGCGAAAGAATATGCAAGCGACGGAAACGTGACGAAGACGATTATCGATATCGCTAAAAAGGCGCAGGAAAAGGGCGTTATCAAGGGCATCATCTTCCACCAGGGCGAAACGGATGGCGGCTACTCGGACTGGCCGAAAATTGTGAAGAAAACTCGCGACGATATTCTCAAGGCGCTCAACTTGAGCTCCGATACGGTGCCGTTCGTGGCAGGCGAACTCTTGCGTGAAGGCTGCTGCTATTCCGACCGCGTGTCGAAACTCCCGAACACGATGGACAACACCTATTACGCCTCGTCCGAGAACTTGAAGGGCAATGGCGTGGATCGATTCCATTTCAATCACGATGCCTACGTAGAATTCGGCAAGCGCTATGCGGCGCAGATGCTCAAGGCGGTGAACCGCAAGCCTGTGGAACCTGTTCCGCAGAAGCCGTTTGGTAAGGTGGATGGCGATAGCGTTGTTGCTGGCGAACCGGCGAAAATCCCTGGGAAAATCGAAGTTGAAAATTACGACATCAATGGTGTCGGTAGTGGTAATAGTTCTTATTCCGATAAAGATTCCGAAAACAAGGGTGCTGCATACCGCAAGGACGGTGTCGATATTTATAAGGGTGGAGACAATTACGCTATCGGTTATACTGAAGAAGGCGAATGGCTGGAATACACCGTGAATGTGGAGCGTGACGGCAAGTTCTACATTTCTGCGAATGTGGCTTCTGGAACAGAATCGTCTAGCTTCAGCCTGCTCCTGGATGATAAGGAAATTGTCCCTTCAACGAAGGTTCCAAAAACGGGCGATGAGTGGGACGTCTATGAATGGCTGGAATTAGGTCAGGTGAAATTCACTAAGGGCGAGCACGTGTTGAAGCTTTTGATTACAGGCAATTACGTGAACATTGACTGGATTGAAGTTGAAGATCGGTCGCTTGTCGTTCGCCCGAAATTTGAGGCGTCCTCGGGCTCACAAATTTACGATGTGTTCGATATGCTCGGTTCACATGTGGGCCGTGTCGAGGCAACGACAGCAAAAGATGTTTCGCAGAAAGTACGTACTCTCGTGAAGCCCAAAGGCGCGTACCTTGTGAAGTCTCGTAACAGCTCCGCGACCATCCGCGTGACGAAATAA
- the thiL gene encoding thiamine-phosphate kinase has product MNFPDLGEFRFVRKILDGVAPLKHEPPTHRGWLSAGDDCAIFDGWLATKDLSVENTHFRLDWSSPEQAVEKHIVSNVSDVSSMGGRPKIALFGLCVNKNWSEEIRNRIAKAVAQGFERREITLIGGDTVSGDVGMFSTTLLGATDGETALLRSAAKPGDHVFVAGTLGKSDAGLWILMNHPEEAKRFPRLVEYHLAPQICEDAGAQLVKQGVRGACMDISDGLSSEVNHLALSSGVSIEIDEQKLPIDPDVLEMCSYFGLSPLQFALNGGEEYELLFTSNLTKSIYLQGAPQKGAIYDIGMVSCGRGVYLKRQDGARVLLNARAWSHL; this is encoded by the coding sequence ATGAATTTCCCTGATCTTGGTGAATTTCGGTTTGTCCGTAAAATATTGGATGGGGTTGCTCCCTTAAAACATGAACCACCCACGCACCGCGGTTGGCTGTCGGCGGGGGATGACTGCGCCATCTTTGATGGCTGGCTTGCGACCAAGGACCTCTCGGTCGAAAACACGCACTTCCGGCTGGACTGGTCGAGTCCGGAACAGGCGGTCGAAAAGCACATTGTGTCCAACGTCTCGGATGTGTCTTCCATGGGCGGTCGGCCCAAGATTGCACTGTTCGGACTTTGCGTGAACAAAAATTGGAGCGAAGAAATTCGAAACAGAATTGCAAAGGCTGTTGCGCAAGGCTTTGAGAGAAGAGAAATTACGTTGATTGGTGGAGATACGGTCTCTGGCGATGTCGGAATGTTTTCGACAACACTCCTTGGCGCGACTGATGGCGAAACTGCGCTCCTCCGCAGTGCCGCAAAACCGGGGGACCATGTTTTTGTGGCGGGTACGCTCGGCAAATCTGACGCCGGACTTTGGATTTTGATGAACCATCCTGAAGAGGCAAAACGCTTCCCGAGGCTCGTCGAATACCACTTGGCACCCCAAATTTGTGAGGATGCAGGGGCCCAATTGGTAAAACAGGGGGTGCGTGGCGCCTGTATGGACATTAGCGATGGCCTTAGTTCCGAAGTAAACCACCTTGCTCTCTCGTCGGGCGTTTCCATTGAAATAGACGAGCAAAAGCTGCCGATTGACCCAGATGTTTTAGAAATGTGCTCGTATTTTGGCCTTTCCCCTCTCCAATTTGCGCTAAATGGGGGTGAAGAATACGAACTTCTGTTCACTTCTAATCTTACAAAAAGTATATATTTACAAGGAGCGCCCCAGAAAGGCGCAATCTATGATATCGGTATGGTATCTTGTGGTAGAGGTGTTTATTTGAAAAGGCAAGATGGAGCTAGGGTGCTCTTGAATGCTCGGGCATGGTCGCATCTATGA
- a CDS encoding GspE/PulE family protein, with amino-acid sequence MKDSNSLGQLLVRVNLINEDQLKYAEDEVKFWTQKGKKLTLAQVLVKAGMVSQEQLTDILGVQMQSVTKKRIGEMLLDQGFITQEQLNEALEKQKTAGGKRLGRVLIDMGFIDEKKLTDILCCQFEVPYVKLDAIKLDEKVYEFIPEDQCRANKIVPLYVSKDARQALVVAMADPTNVRLRDSIKFKVKRHVDVVMASEQDIKKTIDILFAGHGPAEESLAELIGGSNEDELETVERGSSASDEPELTDEEGRQVVKIVTTLIHEAIARHASDIHLEPQETFLKLRYRIDGDLQVMSPIPARLMPQILSRIKLLSKMDIAEKRKPLDGRFTVRYKGSEVDLRVSSFPISLRKRGVCEKIVMRILDPNSGQFPLREMGFDARVLKQFIDAINAPNGIVLVTGPTGSGKSTTLYASIREILDSTINISTMEDPVELNIDGVNQGQINNAAGFTFAAGIRALLRQDPDVIMIGEMRDQETSTMAIEAALTGHLVFSTLHTNDAAGAFPRLLEMGLEPFLVSTAIKGVLAQRLVRRICKNCKEPVEISQELRDELHLSPDMQFYHGRGCEKCDGSGFKGRCGIYEFLVPNEAVRNLVIKRASGDEIKREAIKSCEMITLRMDGINKALQGQTTLEQAIGASTADE; translated from the coding sequence ATGAAAGATTCAAATAGTTTAGGGCAGTTGCTGGTTCGCGTTAACCTGATTAACGAAGATCAGTTAAAGTACGCCGAAGACGAAGTTAAGTTTTGGACGCAAAAAGGCAAGAAGCTGACTCTTGCCCAGGTTCTTGTGAAGGCGGGGATGGTCTCGCAGGAACAGCTGACCGATATTCTCGGTGTGCAAATGCAGAGCGTCACCAAAAAACGTATTGGTGAAATGCTTTTGGACCAGGGCTTTATTACTCAGGAACAGTTGAACGAGGCTCTTGAAAAGCAAAAGACTGCTGGCGGCAAGCGCTTGGGTCGTGTGCTTATCGATATGGGCTTTATCGACGAGAAAAAGCTCACCGACATTCTTTGTTGCCAGTTCGAGGTTCCGTACGTCAAGCTCGATGCCATTAAGCTTGATGAAAAGGTTTATGAATTTATCCCCGAAGACCAGTGCCGTGCGAACAAGATTGTTCCGCTTTATGTGTCTAAAGATGCCCGCCAGGCTCTCGTGGTTGCGATGGCGGACCCGACGAATGTGCGCCTCAGGGACTCCATCAAGTTTAAGGTCAAGCGCCATGTCGATGTGGTCATGGCGTCTGAACAGGACATCAAGAAGACTATCGATATCCTTTTTGCGGGCCACGGCCCTGCCGAAGAATCCCTGGCCGAACTTATTGGCGGTTCTAACGAAGATGAACTTGAAACGGTCGAACGCGGTAGTAGTGCAAGTGATGAACCGGAACTGACCGACGAAGAAGGCCGCCAGGTCGTGAAGATTGTGACGACCTTGATTCACGAAGCGATTGCACGTCACGCCTCCGATATTCACCTTGAACCGCAAGAGACGTTCCTCAAGTTGCGTTACCGTATTGATGGTGACTTGCAGGTGATGTCTCCGATTCCGGCACGTTTGATGCCACAGATTCTTTCGCGTATCAAGCTTTTGTCCAAGATGGACATTGCAGAAAAGCGTAAGCCGTTGGACGGACGTTTCACAGTGCGTTACAAGGGATCCGAAGTGGACCTTCGTGTGAGCTCGTTCCCGATTTCTTTGCGTAAGCGCGGCGTCTGCGAAAAGATCGTTATGCGTATTTTGGACCCGAATTCGGGTCAGTTCCCGCTACGTGAAATGGGCTTTGACGCCCGTGTGCTCAAGCAGTTTATCGATGCGATTAATGCCCCGAACGGCATTGTGCTCGTTACCGGTCCTACGGGTTCCGGTAAGTCTACGACGCTTTACGCATCTATTCGAGAAATTTTGGATTCCACGATCAACATCTCGACGATGGAAGACCCGGTGGAATTGAATATTGACGGTGTGAACCAAGGTCAGATTAACAATGCCGCTGGCTTTACCTTTGCGGCGGGCATTCGTGCCTTGCTCCGTCAGGACCCGGACGTTATCATGATCGGTGAAATGCGTGACCAGGAGACCTCGACGATGGCTATCGAAGCTGCTTTGACGGGTCACTTGGTCTTCAGTACGCTCCATACAAACGACGCTGCTGGTGCTTTTCCTCGTTTGCTCGAAATGGGACTGGAACCGTTCCTTGTGTCTACCGCAATTAAGGGGGTGTTGGCTCAGCGCCTTGTGCGCCGCATTTGTAAGAACTGTAAGGAGCCGGTCGAAATCTCGCAGGAACTTCGCGATGAACTCCACCTCTCGCCGGATATGCAGTTCTACCATGGCCGCGGTTGTGAAAAGTGCGATGGTTCGGGCTTCAAGGGCCGTTGCGGTATTTACGAGTTCCTCGTGCCGAACGAAGCTGTGCGTAACCTCGTGATCAAGCGCGCATCCGGTGACGAAATCAAACGCGAGGCCATCAAGTCTTGCGAAATGATTACGCTCCGTATGGACGGCATCAACAAGGCGCTCCAGGGCCAGACCACGTTGGAACAGGCCATCGGCGCATCTACTGCGGATGAATAG
- a CDS encoding ATP-dependent helicase, which produces MDDFVECNVVDDSVLDKELNPEQAAAAKKINGPMLILAGAGSGKTRCITYKIAHLVSYHKVDSNRVLAVTFTNKAAREMKDRIQKLLNCRKSFNWMGTFHSVCLKLLKLCLAKESVIKALGGKWFDANFSIYDDDDQKRILKEILKDDLGDDYDVAELKKVHGAISRFKNTVLYKGDKATLQTPDVATMNAEFADQERYARYYEAYQKKLAESNAMDFDDLLFNTVRMLQMVPNLAEQLRQRFQYVVVDEYQDTNDVQYELLKLLINRDTKNVTVVGDDDQSIYGWRGANIKIIRNFHRDFAPVTIVKLERNYRSTANIVKGAGSVIAHNIRPAEMQKNVFSKEEAGELIHVRYFEDDRSEASNIAKTIAQAGPDFYAKTAVFYRTNAQSRVLEKALNDLRIPSVIFGGTRFWDRKEIKDVLAYLRVLANEKDDAAYLRVINTPPRAIGKTTVEGVLAKVKAGEGSFWDNLLAEANGTGRGAPKLKVFTDLVTNWKNMMTSGEYPLPILAEHIINDTGYKDFLRKEDEITADERIANLDEMINAIREFDEEHPGATLDAFLQDISLLTDGDKKVDTSKGLVTLMTIHMAKGLEFNTVHLAGCDDEIFPLVRGTSMLSMAEINEQMEEERRLFYVGCTRAEKKLYLYHAERRFFQGNIRPFAPSRFLKELDPSVVDFTPCLNTRPGVPDFVGNTRSKPSYGSFGSSSYGSRPSYGNSGSGNSYGNSYGNRSFGGASHGSSFGGSRSGFGGSSFGSRPAPVPASIKKNDKHIVYRNPVKVVKAPAPSGPIIEYDNPYHEGARVRHSRYGTGVIMKVYGSGDNARVDVRFDRENMNRTIILKYAALEVIG; this is translated from the coding sequence ATGGACGATTTCGTAGAATGCAATGTTGTTGATGATAGTGTTTTAGACAAGGAATTGAACCCGGAACAGGCCGCAGCCGCGAAGAAAATTAACGGCCCGATGCTGATTTTGGCCGGTGCAGGTTCTGGAAAGACGCGTTGCATTACTTACAAGATTGCTCATTTGGTTTCGTACCACAAAGTTGATTCCAATCGCGTGCTGGCGGTAACCTTTACGAACAAGGCCGCCCGCGAAATGAAGGACCGTATCCAGAAACTTTTGAATTGCCGTAAGTCGTTCAATTGGATGGGCACGTTCCACTCTGTTTGCCTTAAGCTTCTGAAGCTCTGTCTGGCGAAGGAATCGGTCATCAAGGCACTTGGCGGCAAGTGGTTCGATGCGAATTTCTCGATTTATGATGACGACGATCAGAAGCGCATCCTCAAGGAAATCTTGAAGGATGATCTGGGCGATGATTACGATGTTGCAGAACTGAAAAAGGTGCACGGCGCAATTTCCCGTTTCAAGAATACGGTTTTGTACAAAGGTGATAAGGCTACCTTGCAGACTCCGGACGTGGCGACCATGAATGCGGAATTTGCCGACCAGGAGCGCTATGCTCGTTACTACGAAGCTTATCAGAAAAAGCTTGCGGAATCGAATGCGATGGACTTCGACGACTTGCTGTTCAATACGGTTCGCATGTTGCAGATGGTGCCGAATCTGGCGGAACAGCTGAGACAACGATTCCAGTACGTTGTCGTGGACGAATACCAGGACACAAACGACGTCCAGTATGAACTTTTGAAGTTGCTCATCAACAGGGATACGAAAAACGTAACGGTGGTGGGCGATGACGACCAGAGTATTTACGGCTGGCGTGGCGCAAACATCAAGATTATTCGCAATTTCCACCGCGATTTTGCTCCGGTGACGATTGTAAAGCTCGAACGCAATTACCGCTCGACCGCAAACATTGTTAAAGGCGCAGGTTCTGTGATTGCGCATAACATCCGCCCAGCAGAAATGCAGAAGAACGTGTTTTCCAAGGAAGAAGCGGGCGAGCTCATTCATGTTCGCTATTTCGAAGACGACCGTTCTGAAGCCTCGAACATTGCTAAGACGATTGCGCAGGCGGGTCCTGATTTTTATGCAAAGACGGCTGTTTTCTACCGCACGAACGCCCAGTCGCGTGTGCTCGAAAAGGCGCTCAACGACCTGCGCATCCCGTCGGTAATTTTTGGCGGAACAAGATTCTGGGACCGCAAGGAAATCAAGGATGTGCTTGCCTACTTGCGTGTGCTCGCCAACGAGAAAGACGATGCCGCTTACTTGCGTGTGATTAACACTCCGCCGCGTGCCATCGGCAAGACGACAGTCGAAGGCGTGCTCGCCAAGGTGAAAGCGGGCGAGGGTTCGTTCTGGGACAATCTTTTGGCTGAGGCGAACGGCACCGGTCGCGGCGCTCCGAAGCTCAAGGTTTTTACGGATCTTGTGACGAACTGGAAAAACATGATGACTTCTGGCGAGTATCCGCTCCCGATTCTTGCAGAACATATCATCAACGATACGGGCTATAAGGATTTCTTGCGCAAGGAAGACGAAATCACGGCTGACGAACGCATTGCGAACTTGGACGAAATGATTAACGCTATCCGCGAATTTGACGAAGAACATCCGGGTGCAACGCTCGATGCGTTCTTGCAGGATATTTCGCTTTTGACGGATGGCGACAAGAAGGTCGATACGTCGAAGGGCCTTGTGACGCTCATGACAATCCACATGGCGAAGGGCTTGGAATTTAATACGGTTCATTTGGCGGGCTGCGATGATGAAATCTTCCCGCTCGTGCGTGGAACTTCTATGCTCTCGATGGCAGAAATCAACGAGCAGATGGAAGAAGAACGCCGCCTGTTCTATGTGGGTTGCACCCGTGCTGAAAAGAAACTTTATCTGTACCATGCCGAACGCAGGTTCTTCCAAGGAAACATTAGACCGTTTGCGCCGTCGCGATTCCTCAAGGAACTGGATCCGTCTGTTGTCGACTTTACGCCGTGCCTGAATACGCGACCGGGCGTGCCTGACTTTGTCGGCAATACGCGCTCTAAGCCGTCTTACGGTTCGTTCGGCTCGTCGAGTTATGGTTCTCGTCCGTCTTATGGAAACTCTGGCTCGGGCAATTCCTATGGAAATTCTTATGGAAACCGCTCGTTTGGCGGTGCCTCCCACGGCAGTAGCTTTGGTGGCTCCCGCAGCGGTTTTGGCGGGTCTTCGTTTGGCTCTCGTCCGGCGCCTGTTCCGGCGTCCATCAAGAAGAACGATAAGCACATTGTTTACCGCAATCCGGTGAAGGTTGTAAAGGCTCCTGCTCCGTCTGGTCCGATAATCGAGTACGACAATCCGTATCACGAAGGCGCACGCGTTCGCCATTCCAGGTATGGGACGGGTGTGATTATGAAGGTTTACGGCAGTGGCGATAATGCCCGCGTCGATGTGCGCTTCGATCGCGAGAACATGAACCGCACTATCATCCTCAAATACGCTGCGTTGGAAGTGATTGGATAG
- a CDS encoding AgmX/PglI C-terminal domain-containing protein: protein MKIFKMKNFFIAIVVASVAFVLSGCKEEKRVTESSHLTETKELATSQKNEKPICCFKDDYNVVESNDNVAHQRNLKNDSSSAGLDSSWYRRGKPIPSFDEKNEASRDRIRRSKGIAIDFEQQNPIVMNYPSCVQFGVRCASRGSVKIPPVREIDFKYEKNGSRTASDIMKTIRLRTPGLRHIYRKHLKKMPGFQGQITLKFTIISSGEISDISIVSSTTQNREFDTGIQQYVSRWMFHKIKSGKTTVTIPLIFTE from the coding sequence ATGAAAATTTTTAAAATGAAAAATTTTTTCATCGCGATTGTCGTCGCAAGTGTTGCCTTTGTACTTTCTGGTTGCAAAGAAGAAAAAAGAGTGACTGAGTCTAGTCATTTGACTGAAACGAAGGAATTGGCTACATCTCAGAAAAATGAAAAACCTATTTGTTGTTTCAAGGATGATTATAATGTTGTAGAATCTAATGATAATGTTGCACATCAAAGGAACTTAAAAAATGATAGTTCCTCTGCAGGTCTAGATAGTAGTTGGTATCGTCGTGGTAAGCCGATACCTAGCTTTGATGAAAAAAATGAGGCAAGTCGGGATAGAATTCGTCGAAGTAAAGGTATTGCTATTGATTTTGAACAACAGAATCCTATTGTTATGAATTATCCTTCTTGTGTTCAATTTGGAGTTAGATGTGCATCTAGGGGCTCTGTTAAGATACCTCCTGTACGTGAAATTGATTTTAAGTATGAAAAGAATGGCTCTCGTACTGCTTCAGATATTATGAAAACTATTCGTCTGCGCACTCCAGGCCTTCGCCATATTTATCGTAAACACTTAAAAAAAATGCCGGGATTTCAAGGCCAAATTACCTTAAAATTCACAATAATTTCCAGTGGCGAAATTTCTGACATTTCCATCGTTTCCTCTACAACACAAAATCGCGAATTTGACACTGGAATTCAACAATATGTAAGCCGTTGGATGTTTCATAAAATAAAATCCGGCAAAACAACTGTCACAATTCCGTTGATTTTTACTGAATGA
- a CDS encoding Rpn family recombination-promoting nuclease/putative transposase has protein sequence MEEKQAAKKPHDAFFRWLFADVKHLRYLLELAGKINIDVGEFLAAVNLDTLVRIPDSYSEVYETGDADLAFRVNVLTGAPVFVGILVEHKSGRDANMFNQLARYMRSVMKRFDEGRLFDGLPTMAMIFYNGRENWNPLELLEKDYPAYFHGMVLPFRCAFVNMSDIPDSDCLACENVTTGFGIAAMAHAYDKDAILHVFNQFKPRLRKMLDKECSCLLEKISLYLSEYLGKEVMKELNMAFKSIGQKYGFVSAGDVYRQEIADARSEEQAKAQKLINEERQKAENAKAELAQNRDDTETVLREMGMSDEKIAEMQAKLEVLRQSRLSHG, from the coding sequence ATGGAAGAAAAACAGGCGGCAAAAAAGCCTCACGATGCTTTTTTCCGTTGGCTATTTGCAGATGTTAAGCATCTCAGGTATTTGCTTGAACTTGCTGGTAAAATAAATATTGATGTGGGGGAGTTCCTCGCTGCGGTAAATTTGGATACGCTAGTCCGCATTCCGGATTCGTATTCTGAGGTCTATGAAACGGGTGATGCAGATTTGGCATTCCGTGTTAATGTTCTGACGGGCGCACCCGTGTTTGTGGGCATCCTTGTGGAACATAAGTCTGGCCGCGATGCCAATATGTTCAATCAACTTGCGCGTTACATGCGTTCCGTGATGAAACGCTTTGACGAGGGGCGCCTATTTGACGGCCTCCCGACGATGGCGATGATTTTTTATAACGGACGAGAAAATTGGAATCCGCTTGAATTGCTTGAGAAGGACTATCCTGCGTATTTTCACGGCATGGTTTTGCCGTTCCGTTGTGCGTTCGTGAATATGTCGGACATTCCGGACAGCGATTGCCTTGCTTGCGAAAATGTAACGACAGGCTTTGGTATCGCGGCGATGGCGCACGCTTACGACAAGGATGCTATCCTTCACGTATTTAACCAGTTCAAGCCGAGATTGCGAAAAATGCTAGATAAGGAGTGCTCTTGTTTGCTCGAAAAAATAAGTCTATATTTATCGGAGTATCTCGGTAAAGAAGTTATGAAGGAGTTGAACATGGCTTTCAAGAGCATTGGACAAAAGTACGGATTCGTCAGTGCCGGCGATGTTTACCGCCAGGAAATTGCCGATGCGCGCTCCGAAGAACAAGCCAAGGCGCAAAAGCTGATTAACGAAGAACGTCAAAAGGCAGAAAACGCTAAAGCTGAATTGGCGCAGAATCGAGACGACACAGAAACTGTTCTACGTGAAATGGGAATGTCTGATGAAAAAATTGCTGAAATGCAAGCCAAATTAGAGGTTCTTCGTCAAAGCAGACTGTCTCATGGATAA
- the gatC gene encoding Asp-tRNA(Asn)/Glu-tRNA(Gln) amidotransferase subunit GatC, protein MLEREEVLKLAKLSRLSIAEEDIPAIKGHLDKMLDHLEALKALDLSNVEPMTAVENGATILREDVPVQGFTLEQAFANAPAVENDHFAIPKVM, encoded by the coding sequence ATGCTTGAACGTGAAGAAGTATTGAAGCTTGCGAAGTTGTCTCGCTTGAGCATCGCAGAAGAAGATATTCCGGCAATCAAGGGGCACTTGGACAAGATGCTCGACCATCTCGAAGCATTGAAAGCTTTGGACCTTTCGAACGTGGAACCGATGACGGCTGTCGAAAACGGCGCAACCATTCTCCGCGAAGATGTGCCGGTGCAGGGCTTTACTCTCGAACAGGCTTTCGCAAATGCTCCGGCGGTTGAAAACGACCACTTCGCCATCCCGAAGGTGATGTAG
- a CDS encoding 3-deoxy-manno-octulosonate cytidylyltransferase — MNKVSCIVPARMGSSRFPGKPLLKLNGKEMIVRTMERALLADCFDRIVCATDSSEIEAVVKAAGFDCVMTGECATGSDRVAEAAKKLGLDLVVNLQGDEPLVEPSVLRDVAKDLSEHPDCWVTVACPLDPAEAELKTVVKVLVRDGLAVDFTRVVPTAEASRWFQHQGIYAYSREARDEFASLPQAKIELERSLEQMRILGRRPIRIVESVYPSISVDVPSDATHVENILLDRLLNPLLDERSQKGNERI, encoded by the coding sequence TTGAACAAGGTTAGTTGCATCGTTCCGGCCCGCATGGGCTCGTCCAGATTCCCGGGGAAACCACTCCTGAAGCTCAACGGCAAGGAGATGATTGTCCGTACCATGGAGCGCGCGCTCCTTGCGGATTGCTTTGACCGCATTGTCTGTGCGACGGATAGTTCTGAAATCGAGGCGGTGGTCAAGGCGGCTGGCTTTGACTGCGTGATGACTGGCGAATGCGCAACTGGTTCTGACCGCGTGGCAGAGGCCGCCAAAAAGCTTGGCCTTGACCTAGTCGTGAATCTCCAGGGCGATGAGCCTCTCGTTGAACCTTCTGTGCTCCGCGATGTCGCGAAAGACCTCTCGGAACACCCCGACTGCTGGGTGACGGTCGCATGCCCGCTTGACCCCGCAGAAGCTGAACTCAAGACCGTCGTGAAAGTGCTCGTGCGCGATGGCCTTGCTGTCGACTTTACCCGCGTGGTGCCGACAGCCGAAGCAAGTCGCTGGTTCCAGCACCAGGGCATTTACGCTTATTCCCGCGAAGCTCGTGACGAGTTTGCGTCGCTCCCGCAGGCGAAGATTGAGCTGGAACGCTCGCTGGAACAGATGAGGATTTTAGGGCGTCGCCCCATCCGCATTGTCGAGAGCGTTTATCCGAGCATTTCCGTGGACGTCCCGTCGGACGCAACTCACGTTGAGAATATTTTGCTAGATCGTTTGCTAAATCCTTTGCTAGATGAACGCTCTCAGAAAGGCAATGAACGCATCTGA
- a CDS encoding ComEA family DNA-binding protein yields MNASEKRILKLAIILFIIGLTVRYLPWGLPSIETFEVGDAIVVANASPGGAPAASPGASSYAVPIADTSAAPTSDTNKIITLADSGPKLTEHHRKAKKKVSFPLNINTAGADDLCAIKGVGPKLADKIIERRNASGPFKGPSDLKKVHGIGKKKLENMLQLIIFD; encoded by the coding sequence ATGAACGCATCTGAAAAAAGAATTCTCAAACTTGCAATCATCCTCTTTATTATTGGTTTAACCGTCCGTTACCTCCCGTGGGGACTCCCGTCTATCGAAACGTTCGAAGTCGGTGACGCTATTGTTGTCGCAAATGCGTCTCCGGGGGGTGCTCCTGCCGCATCACCGGGAGCGTCTTCTTATGCGGTCCCGATTGCAGATACTAGTGCGGCTCCAACTAGCGATACTAACAAAATAATAACCCTTGCGGATTCCGGTCCGAAATTGACGGAGCATCACCGCAAGGCAAAGAAAAAAGTTTCGTTCCCGCTAAATATCAATACGGCAGGTGCCGATGACTTGTGTGCGATAAAGGGGGTGGGGCCTAAGCTTGCTGATAAAATTATTGAGCGCAGAAATGCTTCAGGACCGTTCAAGGGGCCGTCGGACCTTAAAAAAGTGCATGGAATTGGAAAGAAAAAACTTGAAAACATGTTACAATTGATAATTTTTGATTAG